A DNA window from Aspergillus nidulans FGSC A4 chromosome I contains the following coding sequences:
- a CDS encoding uncharacterized protein (transcript_id=CADANIAT00006548) → MISAPGPERRRRRPAVSCSLCRRRKIKCNRESPCSNCIKSKAEPCVYESDSSSRPQQHLGFNQTLELGLCKASERQMLPPDAVTSQVPSYASRSLLSSARDSSSRTSQASASEVESLKTKIRQLEEQLSSATQPAESPPRPSPNSRIETSTSQIAGTFHINHERRLLHDSQFVNRNLVIHKSRLFGSSHWAQAASMFRDVFEMIEPFIRGSGSKASAGIRRCKELARIIKTQRTPQWPTPPTQDLPPKGVADELVDCYLRTIETTFRVLHVPTFRSEYDALWVSEARPSIAFTVQLKLVLALGSVTYDERFSMRPSAVRWVFEAHTWLSDPDFKPQLNIQCLQSRILLLLAREIINVGGDSSWISAGGLLRTALHMGLHRDPSVLPPRSALAVEMRRRLWNTILELSLQSSISSGGPPLISLGDFDCAPPGNFDDEQLLAEDPVPKSDDEYTQTAIARALRGTYPQRLAIVKFLNDLSSYGTYEETLRLDADLRESYRAICRILRGYPSNGPSPSQFEKCMLDFIIHFYVCCLHIPYIEKSLRAPAYAFSRKVAIESALKMWCAIYPSSRFMSNTRREISGSVENKLTRFVECGFGFFRTGVIIAAMFVTLELKAQLLDDDSLGPSPYRVDLFSLLCEAKDRCWNMIQCGETNVKGYLLICLVTAQIEGLMHGVEPSKLPELLLRAAEEAEDRCLDFMEEKADLGRSGGSVEVMDESANTAPFMGDWEFIVSVCNLENCSMPTAFR, encoded by the exons ATGATCTCCGCTCCGGGTCCCGAGCGACGGCGCAGACGGCCGGCAGT GTCATGTTCTCTTTGCAGAAGGCGTAAGATTAAATGCAACCGCGAAAGCCCCTGTAGCAACTGCATCAAGTCTAAGGCGGAACCATGCGTCTACGAGAGCGACTCCTCGTCccggccgcagcagcatcttGGCTTCAATCAGACACTGGAGCTAGGGCTCTGCAAGGCGTCTGAACGCCAGATGCTCCCTCCAGATGCGGTAACTTCTCAAGTTCCTAGCTATGCGTCCAGGTCATTACTCTCCAGCGCGAGAGACTCGTCATCCCGGACGAGTCAAGCTTCTGCATCGGAGGTTGAGTCTCTGAAGACCAAGATCAGACAGCTGGAGGAACAGCTGTCCAGTGCGACGCAGCCGGCGGAATCACCTCCACGGCCGTCTCCAAACTCCAGAATCGAGACCAGCACGTCTCAGATAGCAGGGACGTTCCACATAAACCATGAAAGGCGGCTTCTCCACGATTCCCAGTTCGTCAACCGAAATCTGGTCATACATAAAAGTCGCCTGTTTGGCTCCAGTCATTGGGCACAGGCTGCATCGATG TTTAGAGATGTATTTGAAATGATCGAACCGTTTATCCGCGGGAGTGGTTCCAAAGCCAGTGCCGGCATCAGAAGGTGCAAAGAGCTGGCAAGGATTATCAAAACCCAACGGACGCCGCAATGGCCGACGCCGCCCACTCAGGATCTACCTCCAAAAGGCGTCGCTGATGAGTTGGTTGACTGCTATCTCCGTACAATCGAGACTACATTCCGGGTCCTGCACGTACCTACATTCAGGTCCGAATATGACGCTCTATGGGTATCTGAAGCACGGCCCAGCATCGCGTTCACAGTCCAACTTAAGCTGGTGTTGGCACTGGGGTCTGTCACTTACGACGAGCGGTTTTCAATGAGACCCAGTGCGGTTCGTTGGGTATTTGAGGCGCACACCTGGCTCTCTGATCCAGACTTCAAACCTCAACTTAACATACAGTGTTTGCAAAGCAGGATTCTACTATTACTAGCCCGCGAGATAATCAATGTTGGTGGCGATTCGAGTTGGATATCTGCCGGCGGACTACTCCGCACTGCTCTACATATGGGATTACATAGGGATCCGTCTGTACTGCCGCCTAGGTCGGCGCTCGCTGTTGAAATGCGACGCCGACTGTGGAACACTATCCTCGAGCTATCACTGCAGTCAAGCATTTCCTCCGGTGGACCTCCACTAATTTCCCTGGGCGATTTCGACTGTGCGCCTCCAGGGAATTTCGACGACGAACAGCTACTGGCTGAGGACCCGGTGCCGAAGAGTGATGATGAGTACACTCAAACAGCAATCGCCAGGGCATTGAGGGGAACCTACCCACAGCGCCTTGCAATTGTGAAATTCCTGAACGATCTAAGTTCATATGGGACTTACGAGGAAACTCTTCGACTTGACGCAGATTTAAGGGAATCTTACAGGGCTATTTGCCGTATCCTCCGAGGGTATCCCAGCAACGGGCCTTCCCCGTCACAGTTCGAAAAATGCATgctcgacttcatcatccacTTCTATGTGTGCTGCCTCCATATTCCCTACATCGAGAAGTCACTGCGGGCACCGGCATATGCATTCTCCAGGAAAGTCGCGATCGAGAGCGCCCTCAAGATGTGGTGCGCCATTTACCCATCTTCCAGATTCATGAGCAACACCCGTCGCGAGATTAGCGGATCCGTTGAAAATAAGCTGACTCGGTTCGTGGAATGCGGGTTTGGGTTTTTCCGCACTGGTGTTATAATCGCGGCCATGTTCGTGACCTTGGAGCTTAAAGCTCAGCTCCTGGATGATGACAGCCTAGGTCCCAGCCCGTATCGGGTAGATCTTTTCTCTCTGCTCTGTGAGGCGAAAGACCGTTGTTGGAATATGATTCAATGTGGTGAGACTAATGTCAAGGGCTACCTCCTCATTTGTCTGGTAACCGCCCAGATCGAGGGGCTGATGCATGGAGTTGAACCGAGCAAACTCCCCGAACTCCTTCTCCGCGCAgcagaagaggcggaggaccGGTGTCTTGACttcatggaggagaaagccGATCTGGGACGGAGTGGTGGTTCCGTTGAGGTGATGGACGAATCTGCGAATACAGCGCCCTTCATGGGCGACTGGGAGTTTATTGTAAGTGTTTGCAATCTAGAAAATTGTTCTATGCCAACAGCCTTTAGATGA
- a CDS encoding MCT family MFS transporter (transcript_id=CADANIAT00006549) → MFDSVSDPQRTMAAPEQTIRDLEASSDSTIYIRPGTTNEKASQETPTNPESFSPAPDGGIKAWLVAIGASCTIFSTLGFSNSFGVLQEYYAVHQLQNESSDRIAWIGSLAAFLQFATGAIAGPLFDRYGAWVIRPPAIAYVFALMMTSLCTKYWQFMLAQAVLVGISSGMLQFPAMAAVSQYFDKKRGAALGLAIAGSSIGGVVFPIALSKMLNSSSISFGWAIRIIAFIMLPMMLFTCLTVTARLPSRTTAFFIPSALSSPLFVLLILAMFFMFLGMFSPIFFIPTYAVSRGMDATLASYLSAILNGASTFGRIIPGILADRFGRINAFGLGGLATGIIICCMNEAQSNASLIVFSAVFGFWSGTVISGGSAALTAVPKNPQEFGTYLGMGIALSGCAVLIGPPVSGVLVDHYGGFFELSIFSGIVCLAGGIIALLSKAVTDQGLFGRI, encoded by the exons ATGTTTGATTCTGTGTCTGACCCTCAACGTACGATGGCGGCCCCAGAACAGACAATACGGGATCTGGAAGCATCCAGTGACTCAACTATATATATCAGGCCAGGCACCACAAACGAAAAAGCATCCCAAGAGACTCCCACAAACCCAGAGAGCTTTTCACCAGCGCCAGACGGCGGAATTAAAGCATGGCTAGTTGCCATTGGTGCATCCTGCACCATCTTTTCCACACTTGGGTTTTCAAACTCCTTTGGAGTGCTACAGGAGTACTACGCCGTTCACCAGCTGCAGAACGAATCCTCAGACCGCATCGCATGGATTGGGTCTCTGGCTGCTTTTCTGCAGTTCGCAACTGGTGCAATTGCAGGCCCGTTGTTTGATCGGTACGGTGCATGG GTAATCCGACCTCCAGCCATCGCCTACGTGTTCGCCCTGATGATGACAAGCCTCTGCACCAAATACTGGCAATTCATGCTCGCCCAGGCGGTCCTTGTGGGTATATCCAGTGGCATGCTACAATTCCCCGCCATGGCTGCGGTCTCGCAGTACTTTGATAAGAAGCGCGGAGCGGCATTAGGGCTCGCCATCGCCGGCTCGTCTATCGGGGGCGTAGTCTTCCCTATCGCACTGTCCAAAATGCTCAACTCCTCCTCTATAAGTTTCGGCTGGGCCATACGGATAATCGCATTCATCATGCTCCCAATGATGCTCTTCACTTGCCTGACCGTGACCGCGCGCCTCCCATCGCGAACAACGGCGTTCTTCATCCCGAGCGCCTTAAGTTCGccgctcttcgtcctcctcatcctggcTATGTTCTTCATGTTCCTGGGGATGTTCAGccccatcttcttcatcccgaCTTACGCCGTCTCCCGTGGCATGGACGCCACACTTGCCTCGTACCTGTCCGCCATCCTGAACGGTGCCTCCACATTCGGTCGAATCATTCCCGGCATTTTAGCCGATAGATTTGGACGAATCAACGCTTTTGGCCTCGGCGGGCTCGCAACGGGAATCATAATTTGTTGCATGAATGAAGCCCAGTCAAACGCCAGTCtgatcgtcttctccgccgtcttcggcttctggtCCGGCACGGTAATTTCTGGCGGCAGCGCCGCCCTTACAGCTGTCCCAAAGAACCCACAGGAGTTTGGAACGTACCTGGGCATGGGAATTGCGCTTAGTGGTTGTGCGGTGCTTATCGGACCGCCAGTCAGTGGCGTCCTGGTTGACCACTACGGCGGCTTCTTCGAGCTGTCCATATTTAGTGGAATAGTTTGTCTAGCCGGGGGCATTATCGCATTGCTGAGCAAGGCGGTTACGGACCAAGGATTGTTTGGAAGAATTTAG
- a CDS encoding lytic polysaccharide monooxygenase auxiliary activity family 9 protein (transcript_id=CADANIAT00006550), which translates to MKSGLLFTTASLALTASAHYVFPALVQDGAATGDWKYVRDWTGSYGNGPVEDVTSLDIRCNKDASTNGNATETLPVKAGEEIGFTVRTNIGHPGPLLAYMAKAPGDASDFDGDGQVWFKIYEDGPTVTDDGLTWPSDGATNVNFTIPSSLPDGDYLLRVEHIALHGAGTEGGAQFYLSCGQVSVTGGGNGDPAPLVAFPGAYDPTDPGILINIYWPVPTNYTPPGPKVWSG; encoded by the exons ATGAAATCTGGCCTTCTCTTCACTACGGCCTCCCTGGCCCTAACTGCCTCCGCTCACT ACGTATTCCCTGCCCTTGTTCAGGATGGTGCCGCAACCGGTGACTGGAAATACGTCCGCGACTGGACCGGCTCCTACGGCAATGGCCCGGTCGAGGATGTCACTAGCCTTGACATCCGATGCAACAAGGACGCCAGCACCAACGGCAACGCGACTGAGACTCTGCCTGTGAAAGCAGGCGAGGAGATTGGCTTTACTGTGCGCACAAACATCGGCCACCCCGGTCCCCTACTCGCGTACATGGCCAAAGCACCCGGTGACGCGAGCGACTTCGACGGCGACGGACAGGTCTGGTTCAAGATCTATGAGGACGGCCCAACAGTCACTGATGATGGACTTACGTGGCCAAGTGATG GCGCAACAAATGTCAACTTCACGATCCCTTCATCTCTACCTGATGGCGACTACCTCCTCCGTGTTGAGCACATTGCGCTCCACGGCGCCGGCACTGAAGGTGGCGCGCAGTTCTATCTCTCCTGTGGGCAGGTCTCCGTCACCGGTGGAGGAAACGGAGACCCAGCACCCCTTGTCGCGTTTCCGGGAGCTTATGACCCTACGGACCCTGGTATTCTGATCAACATCTACTGGCCTGTTCCGACTAACTACACCCCGCCGGGACCCAAGGTCTGGAGCGGTTAA
- a CDS encoding protein manC (transcript_id=CADANIAT00006551), protein MIFSTLLSLALLATTATARKGFVTTKGDKFQLDGKDFYFAGSNAYYFPFNNNQTDVELGLSAAKKAGLLVFRTWGFNDKNVTYIEDGLPQYGGEGAGTTEVVFQWWQNGTSTIDLEPFDKVVNAAAKTGIKLIVTLVNNWADYGGMDVYTVNLGGQYHDDFYRLPQIKKAYKRYVKEMVTRYRNSPAIMAWELANEPRCGADGVRNLPASDECTPELLTSWIDEMSTYVKRLDPHHLVTWGGEGGFNYDSDDWAYNGSDGGDFEAELKLKNIDFGVFHSYPDWWSKTVEWTNKWIVDHARAARRVGKPVVHEEYGWLTPQGRLDNLGTVSNITRLEAVGGWQSISLREKMSDMFWQFGYSGYSYGRNHDDGFTIYLDDAEAQELVYKHAKEVNKLNRRR, encoded by the exons ATGATCTTCTCAACGCTTCTCTCGCTAGCCCTGCTAGCGACGACCGCTACTGCCCGCAAGGGCTTTGTGACCACCAAAGGCGACAAGTTCCAATTGGACGGGAAGGACTTTTACTTCGCTGGTAGCAATGCCTACTATTTCCCTTTCAACAAC AACCAAACGGACGTGGAACTCGGCCTCTCCGCGGCCAAGAAAGCAGGACTCTTAGTTTTCCGCACCTGGGGCTTCAACGACAAGAACGTGACCTATATCGAAGACGGACTCCCCCAGTACGGCGGCGAGGGCGCCGGCACCACAGAAGTCGTCTTCCAGTGGTGGCAGAACGGAACGTCCACGATTGACCTGGAGCCGTTTGACAAAGTCGTCAATGCCGCCGCAAAGACGGGAATCAAGCTGATTGTGACGCTGGTGAACAACTGGGCGGACTACGGGGGTATGGATGTTTATACAGTGAACCTGGGAGGACAATACCATGATGAT TTCTACCGCCTCCCGCAGATTAAAAAAGCATACAAACGCTACGTCAAGGAAATGGTCACCCGTTACCGCAACTCCCCGGCCATCATGGCCTGGGAGCTCGCCAATGAGCCGCGCTGCGGCGCCGACGGTGTACGCAACCTGCCGGCGAGCGACGAATGCACCCCCGAGCTGCTGACCTCCTGGATCGACGAGATGAGCACCTACGTCAAGAGACTCGATCCCCACCACCTCGTAACATGGGGCGGCGAGGGCGGCTTCAACTACGACTCGGACGACTGGGCCTACAACGGATCGGATGGGGGCGACTTTGAGGCTgagctgaagttgaaaaACATTGACTTTGGCGTGTTCCATTCCTATCCGGATTGGTGGAGCAAGACCGTGGAATGGACGAACAAGTGGATCGTTGACCACGCAAGGGCTGCGCGGCGTGTTGGGAAGCCGGTCGTGCATGAGGAATACG GTTGGCTCACCCCACAGGGCCGACTGGATAATCTCGGCACGGTGTCGAATATAACTCGTCTAGAGGCTGTGGGCGGTTGGCAGAGTATTAGTCTGCGGGAGAAGATGTCCGATATGTTCTGGCAGTTTGGATACTCGGGGTACTCGTATGGTCGGAATCATGATGACGGGTTTACCATCTACCTGGATGA TGCCGAGG